Proteins encoded by one window of Aphidius gifuensis isolate YNYX2018 linkage group LG2, ASM1490517v1, whole genome shotgun sequence:
- the LOC122849198 gene encoding tetratricopeptide repeat protein 5-like isoform X2, with the protein MSTTIDDKVVAGASSSSDLKKDPIIALTEQVRLLYDYRDHYFDNYPISNAINKSSDLEKEMKKTISKFDECKGYEIEGQRANYYYLKGRALNVVDRFVPQAEELLSKAVKLEPKLIDAWNELGECYWKNDDIEQAKNCFVGALPHGRNKTSLRNLSMVLRQELVNTHKQKIDNVMQGVEYAKEAVSMDTTDGTSWTILGNAYLSSFFTVARNPATLKLCMCAYAQAEKDVVAKNKPDLYFSKATVFKYQEEYQLALEALDRAMLLDPTWQSPRNKFEDLLKYLKDMQKSIHCKGRLKPKRLHQMVQALDEKHIGSYKNTSFEKNKEVQLQLVELRSLTIGSNVGKVVFGKVICWIQNADSVPFAFCLVDKEKTTLAVTVYNLAEGRGLILGDTVAIPEPFLSYNKFSYCGNDIDFKSIRVETPVVLVVNGRNLGKEQQASANLSSYRKTD; encoded by the exons ATGTCTACGACCATAGATGACAAAGTTGTTGCAGGTGCTAGCAGCTCTTCTGATCTAAAGAAAGATCCTATTATTGCCTTGACC gaACAAGTTCGATTGTTATATGATTATCGTGATCactattttgataattatccGATTAGTAATGCAATTAATAAGAGTAGTGATCTcgaaaaagaaatgaaaaaaaccatTTCAAAATTCGATGAGTGTAAAGGATATGAAATTGAAGGACAACGCgccaactattattatttgaaag GAAGAGCATTAAATGTAGTTGACCGATTTGTTCCCCAAGCTGAGGAACTTTTGAGTAAAGCTGTCAAACTTGAGCCGAAATTAATCGATGCCTGGAATGAGCTAGGGGAATGTTACTGGAAAAATGATGACATAGAACAAgcaaaaaattgttttgttgGAGCTTTACcccat GGAAGAAATAAAACGTCTCTAAGGAACCTATCAATGGTTTTAAGACAAGAACTAGTTAATACGCACAAGCAGAAAATTGACAATGTAATGCAAGGAGTTGAATATGCCAAAGAGGCTGTTTCGATGGATACCACCGATGGTACATCGTGGACAATTTTAGGTAATGCTTATCTGTCTTCATTTTTTACAGTTGCACGAAATCCCGCCACACTGAAACTTTGCATGTGTGCATATGCACAAGCC gAAAAAGATGTTGTAGCCAAAAATAAACCTGATTTATATTTCAGCAAAGCAACA gtttttaaatatcaagaaGAATATCAGTTAGCTCTAGAAGCATTAGATCGTGCAATGCTATTGGATCCCACTTGGCAATCCCCTCGAAATAAGTTCGAAGATTTACTGAAATATCTAAAAGACATGCAGAAATCAATACATTGTAAAGGAAGATTAAAACCTAAGAGATTGCATCAAATGGTTCAA GCACTTGATGAAAAACATATAGGctcttataaaaatacatcattTGAAAAGAATAAAGAAGTACAGCTCCAGCTGGTAGAACTCAGAAGCTTGACAATTGGTTCAAATGTTGGAAAAGTGGTATTCGGTAAAGTGATTTGTTGGATTCAGAATGCTGATTCAGTGCCATT tgcATTTTGTCTGGTAGACAAAGAAAAGACAACTTTGGCAGTGACTGTTTACAACTTGGCTGAAGGCCGTGGTTTAATTCTTGGTGACACAGTAGCCATTCCAGAACCTTTTTTGtcttataataaattttcttattgtGGTAAC GACATTGACTTTAAATCTATACGCGTTGAGACACCTGTGGTATTAGTTGTGAACGGTAGAAATTTGGGTAAAGAACAACAAGCAAGTGCTAACCTTTCAAGCTATAGAAAAACAGACTAA
- the LOC122849199 gene encoding torso-like protein — MKSRYREMCKFCYCLLLVIVIKVHLSFGQRPQLGGTVNVFSRYGYLSISMRVVPRNDSDTWVFREPTLEVFLDSIAATPRPSRKNKTVFDGDFHMEFCDNIRQLLQAYFRDFTFERLERPWKAFTGSWTKAAISKHLGINSSYITGEHCYVLVRVARFRDDKQLAGTPDTLILDDIVTKEADNVTIGDTPSVIRFIKNFGSHYISSFVTGNSLYQVFVYTPDVYKRIKERFKTRGLKNLTSLELSNYFSPWYAEHMGKIQTASGNRSVETWASKRLRIQYYIFTYASLLKLHGDATLLRELDGLLGDEALLQLQLRTLAPFFKNSKRRDWFLEVIDNYFRLWEVNM, encoded by the exons ATGAAAAGTAGATATCGAGAAATGTGTAAATTCTGCTACTGTTTACTCCTAGTGATTGTTATAAAAGTACATCTCTCATTTGGACAACGACCTCAGCTTGGTGGCACGGTGAATGTTTTTAGCCGATATGGCTATCTGAGCATAAGTATGAGAGTCGTGCCAAGAAATGATTCCGACACTTGGGTATTTCGTGAACCAACGCTCGAAGTGTTTCTCGATTCAATTGCTGCAACACCACGGCCAAgcagaaaaaacaaaacagtATTTGACGGTGATTTCCACATGGaattttgtgataatattaGACAACTTTTGCAAGCATACTTCCGAGACTTTACGTTTGAAAGATTAGAAAGACCTTGGAAAGCATTTACCGGAAGTTGGACCAAAGCAGCTATTTCGAAACATCTCGGTATTAATTCATCTTACATTACTGGTGAGCATTGTTACGTACTTGTTAGAGTCGCCAGATTCAGAGATGATAAACAATTGGCTGGGACACCTGACACGCTTATTTTGGATGATATTGTCACGAAAGAAGCCGATAATGTCACTATTGGAGATACTCCTAGTGTTATTAggtttattaaaaactttGGCTCACACTACATATCTTCATTTGTTACTGGAAATTCTTTGTACcag GTTTTTGTTTATACACCAGATGTTTATAAGCGAATAAAAGAGCGATTTAAGACCCGTggtcttaaaaatttaactagtCTAGAAttgagtaattatttttcgcCATGGTATGCAGAACATATGGGAAAAATTCAGACAGCTAGTGGAAATCGATCGGTTGAAACGTGGGCGTCAAAACGACTTCGAATTCAatactatatttttacatacgCGAGCCTATTAAAATTGCATGGTGATGCAACACTGCTACGTGAACTTGATGGCCTTCTAGGTGATGAGGCATTACTTCAACTACAACTGCGGACACTCGCgccattttttaagaattCAAAGCGTCGTGATTGGTTTCTTGAAGTCATCGATAACTACTTTAGACTTTGGGAGGTCAATATGTGA
- the LOC122849198 gene encoding tetratricopeptide repeat protein 5-like isoform X1 gives MAKKDRGPPTERTAVQDTKGIFPRLSHTLKLSPYSLAGYTLQSYAVVFSPCLVYFLNYSILTMSTTIDDKVVAGASSSSDLKKDPIIALTEQVRLLYDYRDHYFDNYPISNAINKSSDLEKEMKKTISKFDECKGYEIEGQRANYYYLKGRALNVVDRFVPQAEELLSKAVKLEPKLIDAWNELGECYWKNDDIEQAKNCFVGALPHGRNKTSLRNLSMVLRQELVNTHKQKIDNVMQGVEYAKEAVSMDTTDGTSWTILGNAYLSSFFTVARNPATLKLCMCAYAQAEKDVVAKNKPDLYFSKATVFKYQEEYQLALEALDRAMLLDPTWQSPRNKFEDLLKYLKDMQKSIHCKGRLKPKRLHQMVQALDEKHIGSYKNTSFEKNKEVQLQLVELRSLTIGSNVGKVVFGKVICWIQNADSVPFAFCLVDKEKTTLAVTVYNLAEGRGLILGDTVAIPEPFLSYNKFSYCGNDIDFKSIRVETPVVLVVNGRNLGKEQQASANLSSYRKTD, from the exons ATGGCCAAAAAGGACCGCGGTCCCCCTACGGAACGCACCGCTGTGCAGGATACCAAAGGAATCTTTCCGCGGTTGAGCCATACGCTAAAACTGTCGCCGTACTCTTTGGCCGGGTACACTTTGCAAA gtTATGCGGTAGTTTTTTCTCCGTGCCTAGTTTATTTCCTAAACTATAGTATACTCACGATGTCTACGACCATAGATGACAAAGTTGTTGCAGGTGCTAGCAGCTCTTCTGATCTAAAGAAAGATCCTATTATTGCCTTGACC gaACAAGTTCGATTGTTATATGATTATCGTGATCactattttgataattatccGATTAGTAATGCAATTAATAAGAGTAGTGATCTcgaaaaagaaatgaaaaaaaccatTTCAAAATTCGATGAGTGTAAAGGATATGAAATTGAAGGACAACGCgccaactattattatttgaaag GAAGAGCATTAAATGTAGTTGACCGATTTGTTCCCCAAGCTGAGGAACTTTTGAGTAAAGCTGTCAAACTTGAGCCGAAATTAATCGATGCCTGGAATGAGCTAGGGGAATGTTACTGGAAAAATGATGACATAGAACAAgcaaaaaattgttttgttgGAGCTTTACcccat GGAAGAAATAAAACGTCTCTAAGGAACCTATCAATGGTTTTAAGACAAGAACTAGTTAATACGCACAAGCAGAAAATTGACAATGTAATGCAAGGAGTTGAATATGCCAAAGAGGCTGTTTCGATGGATACCACCGATGGTACATCGTGGACAATTTTAGGTAATGCTTATCTGTCTTCATTTTTTACAGTTGCACGAAATCCCGCCACACTGAAACTTTGCATGTGTGCATATGCACAAGCC gAAAAAGATGTTGTAGCCAAAAATAAACCTGATTTATATTTCAGCAAAGCAACA gtttttaaatatcaagaaGAATATCAGTTAGCTCTAGAAGCATTAGATCGTGCAATGCTATTGGATCCCACTTGGCAATCCCCTCGAAATAAGTTCGAAGATTTACTGAAATATCTAAAAGACATGCAGAAATCAATACATTGTAAAGGAAGATTAAAACCTAAGAGATTGCATCAAATGGTTCAA GCACTTGATGAAAAACATATAGGctcttataaaaatacatcattTGAAAAGAATAAAGAAGTACAGCTCCAGCTGGTAGAACTCAGAAGCTTGACAATTGGTTCAAATGTTGGAAAAGTGGTATTCGGTAAAGTGATTTGTTGGATTCAGAATGCTGATTCAGTGCCATT tgcATTTTGTCTGGTAGACAAAGAAAAGACAACTTTGGCAGTGACTGTTTACAACTTGGCTGAAGGCCGTGGTTTAATTCTTGGTGACACAGTAGCCATTCCAGAACCTTTTTTGtcttataataaattttcttattgtGGTAAC GACATTGACTTTAAATCTATACGCGTTGAGACACCTGTGGTATTAGTTGTGAACGGTAGAAATTTGGGTAAAGAACAACAAGCAAGTGCTAACCTTTCAAGCTATAGAAAAACAGACTAA